Proteins from a genomic interval of Yoonia sp. GPGPB17:
- a CDS encoding 3-hydroxybutyryl-CoA dehydrogenase, with the protein MTIEQVGIVGAGQMGNGIAHVFALAGYEVLLTDISQEAMSAAVALIDRNLDRQVSRELITAVQKAEAMKRIGTTQTLTDLGQTDLIIEAATERETIKTAIFEDLVPHLKPDTILTSNTSSISITRLASRTDRPEKFMGFHFMNPVPIMQLVELIRGIATDEPTFKACHAVVERLGKTSATAEDFPAFIVNRILMPMINEAIYTLYEGVGSVQSIDTSLKLGANHPMGPLELADFIGLDTCLAIMNVLHDGLADTKYRPCPLLTKYVEAGWLGRKSKRGFYDYRGDAPVPTR; encoded by the coding sequence ATGACAATTGAACAGGTAGGTATTGTTGGCGCAGGGCAAATGGGCAACGGCATCGCGCATGTCTTTGCGTTGGCCGGTTACGAGGTTCTGCTGACCGATATCAGTCAAGAGGCCATGAGCGCCGCCGTCGCATTGATTGATCGCAATCTTGACAGGCAGGTCAGCAGAGAGCTGATCACTGCTGTTCAAAAAGCCGAAGCGATGAAACGGATCGGCACGACGCAAACTCTGACGGATTTGGGCCAAACCGACTTGATCATCGAGGCCGCAACCGAGCGTGAGACCATCAAGACCGCTATTTTCGAAGATCTGGTCCCGCATCTAAAGCCCGACACCATTCTGACGTCGAACACGTCGTCAATTTCGATCACACGCCTGGCGTCCCGTACTGATCGTCCTGAAAAATTCATGGGGTTCCACTTTATGAACCCGGTGCCGATCATGCAGTTGGTCGAACTGATCCGCGGCATTGCAACAGATGAGCCCACGTTTAAAGCTTGCCATGCAGTTGTGGAACGTCTTGGCAAAACCTCTGCCACTGCTGAGGATTTCCCGGCCTTTATCGTCAACCGCATCCTGATGCCAATGATCAACGAAGCAATATATACGCTTTATGAAGGTGTCGGCTCGGTCCAATCCATTGATACGTCACTCAAACTTGGCGCCAACCACCCCATGGGGCCGCTGGAACTGGCTGATTTCATCGGGCTGGACACCTGCCTTGCGATCATGAACGTGCTGCACGACGGGCTGGCTGATACGAAGTATCGCCCCTGCCCGCTGCTGACGAAGTATGTCGAAGCCGGATGGTTGGGGCGCAAGTCAAAGCGCGGATTCTACGACTATCGTGGGGATGCGCCGGTGCCAACGCGGTAA
- a CDS encoding electron transfer flavoprotein subunit alpha/FixB family protein produces MAVLLIGEVTDGALAVDATAKAVSAARALGDVTVLCAGASAKAAADEAATIEGVSKVLCAEDAALGHRLAEPTADLIVSLAGDYSHIAAPGTTDAKNVMPRVAALLDAMVISEVTAIVDADTFERPIYAGNAIQTVKSSDDKKVMTIRTAGFDAAAMGGSAAVESIGAAGNPGLSEWVEDKVAASDRPELTSAGVVVSGGRGVGSEEDFALIETLADKLNAAVGASRAAVDSGYAPNDWQVGQTGKVVAPDLYVAVGISGAIQHLAGMKDSKIIVAINKDEEAPIFQVADFGLVADLFDAVPELTNKL; encoded by the coding sequence ATGGCTGTTCTTCTGATTGGCGAAGTCACTGACGGCGCGCTGGCCGTTGACGCGACAGCAAAGGCCGTGTCTGCGGCGCGGGCCCTTGGTGATGTGACCGTGCTTTGCGCCGGGGCATCCGCCAAAGCTGCGGCTGATGAAGCGGCAACGATTGAAGGTGTCTCCAAAGTGCTGTGCGCTGAAGATGCCGCCCTAGGTCACCGACTGGCAGAACCTACTGCGGACCTGATTGTCTCACTCGCTGGCGACTACAGCCATATCGCGGCACCCGGCACGACAGACGCCAAGAACGTGATGCCACGTGTGGCGGCATTGTTGGATGCGATGGTCATTTCCGAAGTGACGGCCATCGTTGATGCAGATACATTTGAACGTCCGATCTACGCAGGTAACGCGATCCAAACCGTCAAGTCTTCCGACGACAAGAAGGTTATGACGATCCGGACTGCCGGTTTTGACGCTGCCGCAATGGGTGGTTCTGCTGCCGTTGAAAGCATCGGTGCCGCCGGAAACCCCGGCCTGTCTGAGTGGGTCGAAGACAAGGTCGCGGCTTCTGACCGCCCTGAACTGACATCTGCGGGTGTCGTCGTATCTGGTGGTCGCGGTGTTGGGTCTGAAGAGGACTTTGCCCTGATCGAAACGCTGGCTGACAAACTGAACGCCGCGGTCGGCGCATCCCGCGCTGCAGTTGATAGTGGTTATGCGCCAAACGACTGGCAGGTCGGCCAGACGGGTAAGGTCGTGGCACCTGATCTTTATGTTGCCGTCGGTATCTCCGGTGCGATCCAGCACTTGGCCGGTATGAAAGACAGCAAGATCATCGTAGCCATCAACAAGGACGAAGAAGCGCCGATCTTCCAGGTTGCGGATTTCGGTCTGGTTGCCGACCTGTTTGACGCGGTACCAGAGTTGACAAACAAACTCTGA
- a CDS encoding electron transfer flavoprotein subunit beta/FixA family protein has product MKVLVPVKRVIDYNVKVRVKADGSGVDLANVKMSMNPFDEIAVEEAIRLREAGKADEVVAVSIGVKQSQETLRTALAMGADRAILVVATDDVHTDIEPLAVAKILAAIVKEEAPGLVLCGKQAIDNDMNATGQMLSALLGWSQATFASEVDVEGDSATVTREVDGGLQTIKVKMPTIVTVDLRLNEPRYASLPNIMKAKKKPLDEKTPADYGVDITPRLSIVSTTEPEARKAGIMVGSVDELVEKLKEAGAV; this is encoded by the coding sequence ATGAAGGTCCTCGTACCCGTCAAGCGCGTGATCGACTACAACGTGAAGGTTCGTGTGAAAGCGGATGGTTCCGGTGTTGATCTCGCCAACGTCAAAATGTCGATGAACCCGTTCGATGAAATCGCCGTGGAAGAGGCCATTCGCCTGCGCGAAGCGGGCAAGGCTGACGAAGTGGTCGCCGTGTCCATCGGCGTCAAGCAAAGCCAGGAAACGCTGCGCACTGCTCTTGCTATGGGTGCGGACCGCGCGATTTTGGTAGTCGCAACCGATGACGTTCACACCGATATCGAACCTCTCGCCGTTGCGAAAATTCTTGCTGCAATCGTTAAAGAAGAGGCCCCCGGTTTGGTGCTCTGCGGCAAGCAGGCCATCGACAATGACATGAACGCCACGGGCCAGATGCTGTCTGCCCTGCTGGGTTGGTCCCAAGCAACATTCGCATCCGAGGTTGATGTGGAGGGCGACAGCGCAACGGTCACGCGTGAAGTGGACGGTGGCTTGCAGACGATCAAGGTCAAAATGCCAACAATCGTGACCGTTGACTTGCGCCTGAACGAACCGCGTTATGCATCCCTGCCTAACATCATGAAGGCCAAGAAGAAGCCGTTGGATGAAAAGACGCCCGCCGACTACGGCGTCGACATCACGCCACGTCTGAGCATCGTCAGCACAACCGAACCCGAAGCACGCAAGGCGGGTATCATGGTTGGGTCCGTTGACGAACTTGTTGAAAAACTCAAAGAAGCGGGGGCGGTATAA
- a CDS encoding twin transmembrane helix small protein codes for MADDPLFWLMSLSVLIVLGILMWGMGSFGKGGEYNRKNANKIMRWRVGAQFVAVVLILIFVYLRSEGS; via the coding sequence ATGGCAGACGATCCCCTATTCTGGCTCATGTCACTCTCGGTGCTGATTGTGCTTGGCATTTTAATGTGGGGCATGGGCAGCTTCGGCAAAGGTGGCGAGTACAATCGCAAGAACGCCAACAAGATCATGCGCTGGCGGGTCGGCGCACAGTTTGTCGCCGTCGTCTTGATCCTTATTTTTGTCTACCTGCGCAGCGAAGGAAGCTAA
- a CDS encoding cob(I)yrinic acid a,c-diamide adenosyltransferase, whose amino-acid sequence MVVLNKIYTKTGDAGETALGNGSRVAKHSLRVTSYGTVDETNATVGLARLHATGDMDAQLAMIQNDLFDLGADLCRPDMEKDSESEYPVLRMTDAQVERLEGQIDEMTKQVEPLRSFILPGGSALAAHLHLCRTVSRRAERLTVELATMESVNPAAVKYLNRLSDWCFQAARIANDNGKNDVLWVPGANR is encoded by the coding sequence ATGGTTGTTCTCAACAAAATCTACACCAAAACTGGCGATGCGGGCGAAACCGCCTTGGGTAATGGAAGCCGGGTCGCCAAACATTCGTTGCGTGTCACGTCATACGGCACGGTCGATGAAACGAATGCGACTGTCGGTCTTGCCCGGTTGCACGCGACCGGTGACATGGATGCACAACTGGCGATGATCCAGAACGACCTGTTTGATCTTGGCGCAGACCTCTGCCGCCCGGATATGGAAAAGGATAGCGAGTCTGAGTACCCCGTCCTGCGCATGACCGACGCGCAGGTCGAACGGCTGGAAGGCCAAATTGACGAGATGACCAAACAGGTTGAACCCCTACGCAGCTTCATCCTGCCGGGTGGGTCGGCTTTGGCCGCGCACCTCCACCTGTGTCGCACCGTATCACGACGCGCTGAACGTCTGACGGTGGAATTGGCAACAATGGAATCGGTCAATCCGGCGGCGGTGAAGTATCTCAACCGTTTGTCAGACTGGTGTTTTCAGGCCGCGCGCATCGCTAATGATAACGGCAAGAACGACGTTTTATGGGTGCCTGGCGCAAACCGCTAG
- a CDS encoding DUF6473 family protein, translated as MKHEKIENSDLSYSPCRYGASRMLFRGPRKRLDLPYIAFVGGTETYGKFIEKPFPQLVEKAMRQTCVNFGCVNGGIDAFVNDPTIMGICSEADLTVVQVMGANYLSNRFYSVHPRRNDRFLRASTVLQAIYQDVDFSEYSFTRHMLGALHTKSIERFDTVVVELREAWLARMRNMLKQIGDRVILLWFSEDLMADEHWSERPGQLQVDPLFITASMIDELRPMVKDVVVANPTERAISQGSRGMFFPPSQAKAASEMLGVDCHVEASAALVPKIRDQLYAI; from the coding sequence ATGAAGCACGAGAAAATAGAGAACAGCGATCTGTCTTATTCGCCGTGCCGTTACGGGGCCTCTCGAATGTTGTTTCGCGGGCCGCGCAAGCGCCTTGATCTGCCGTACATTGCGTTTGTCGGCGGGACAGAAACCTACGGTAAGTTCATTGAAAAACCTTTCCCGCAATTGGTTGAAAAGGCCATGCGCCAGACCTGCGTCAATTTTGGCTGTGTGAATGGCGGGATTGATGCCTTTGTGAATGACCCAACAATCATGGGCATCTGTTCAGAGGCTGATTTGACCGTCGTACAGGTGATGGGGGCCAATTATCTGTCCAATCGTTTCTACTCTGTCCATCCCCGGCGCAATGATCGCTTCTTGCGGGCCTCGACGGTCTTGCAGGCCATTTATCAAGACGTCGATTTTTCTGAGTATTCCTTTACCCGGCACATGCTGGGCGCATTGCACACCAAGTCGATTGAACGGTTTGACACGGTGGTCGTAGAATTGAGAGAGGCATGGCTGGCGCGGATGCGGAATATGCTGAAGCAGATTGGTGATCGTGTGATTTTGCTGTGGTTTTCAGAAGACCTGATGGCGGACGAACATTGGTCAGAACGGCCCGGCCAGTTACAAGTCGATCCCTTGTTCATCACGGCGTCAATGATCGATGAACTGCGACCCATGGTTAAAGATGTCGTTGTCGCAAACCCGACAGAACGGGCTATTTCGCAAGGGTCTCGCGGCATGTTTTTCCCACCTTCACAGGCCAAAGCGGCATCCGAAATGCTGGGTGTCGATTGCCATGTCGAAGCAAGTGCTGCGTTGGTCCCCAAGATACGCGATCAGCTTTATGCCATATAA
- the thiD gene encoding bifunctional hydroxymethylpyrimidine kinase/phosphomethylpyrimidine kinase, protein MAHIALTIAGSDSGGGAGIQADLKAMSALGVYGASVITAVTAQNTKAVTAVHGVPQDMITAQIDAVLDDLNVKAVKIGMLTTPDTIHCVVAGLDGYPGPLVLDPVMIAKSGDLLLAAEAVATLRDVLLPRARVLTPNLPEAACLLDSPVAVGRTEMIAQGRALCDLGAQAVLMKGGHADGEICHDILVSGDQVLAELCAPRCKTANTHGTGCTLSSSIAAGLAKGLPLELAVREAHSYLQAAIADADALNIGSGHGPVHHFHQFWPASGKA, encoded by the coding sequence ATGGCGCATATCGCGTTGACGATAGCAGGATCAGACAGCGGCGGCGGCGCTGGCATTCAGGCAGATCTTAAGGCGATGTCAGCACTCGGGGTTTACGGGGCCTCGGTCATCACCGCTGTTACAGCGCAGAACACAAAAGCTGTCACCGCCGTCCACGGCGTCCCGCAGGATATGATCACTGCGCAGATTGACGCGGTGCTGGATGATCTGAACGTCAAAGCCGTCAAGATTGGTATGCTGACCACGCCAGACACCATCCACTGCGTTGTAGCGGGGCTTGACGGTTATCCCGGCCCATTGGTGCTTGACCCTGTGATGATTGCAAAATCAGGCGATTTGCTCTTGGCGGCCGAGGCTGTCGCAACACTTAGGGACGTCTTATTGCCGCGCGCGCGTGTGCTGACGCCGAACCTGCCCGAAGCGGCTTGCCTGCTGGACTCACCTGTTGCGGTTGGACGCACCGAGATGATCGCGCAAGGCCGGGCGCTCTGTGATCTGGGGGCGCAGGCCGTCCTGATGAAGGGCGGACATGCGGATGGCGAAATCTGCCATGACATTCTGGTGTCTGGGGATCAGGTGCTTGCCGAGCTTTGTGCACCGCGCTGCAAGACAGCTAACACGCACGGGACGGGATGCACCTTATCCTCCTCAATCGCGGCGGGGTTGGCCAAGGGTCTTCCTCTGGAACTTGCGGTGCGAGAGGCCCATAGTTACCTGCAAGCGGCGATTGCTGATGCAGATGCGTTGAACATCGGTTCCGGTCATGGCCCCGTGCATCACTTCCATCAGTTCTGGCCCGCTTCAGGCAAAGCATGA
- a CDS encoding DNA topoisomerase IV subunit A translates to MSDDSDTGLGPNDVTETLRRAIGDRYLTYALSTIMHRALPDARDGLKPVHRRILYAMSRLRLSPSGGFLKSAKISGDTMGDFHPHGDAAIYDAMARLAQDFNVRYPLVDGQGNFGNIDGDNPAASRYTEARMTAAAEALLEGLSEDSVDFRDNYDGRLTEPAVLPATFPNLLANGSSGIAVGMATNIPPHNLHELIDACLHLIKTPDARDDTLLNYIPGPDFPTGGVIVEPKENIAEAYRTGRGAFRLRAKWEVEDLGRGQWQVVVTEIPYQVQKSKLIEKLAEVIQLKKVPLLADVRDESADDIRVVLEPRAKTVDPEVMMGMLFRNSDLETRFSLNMNVLIDGLTPKVCSLKEVLRAFLEHRREVLIRRSKYRLEKIDHRLEVLEGFIIAFLHLDRVIDIIRYDDDPKQALMVEDWAQDHIRATSEADYRSPIVPGADPEVSLSEVQAEAILNMRLRSLRRLEELELIAERDALMEERADIEDLLDSDELQWAKIAEQLRETRKVFGRDSAGGARRTQFAAAAEVVEVPLEAMIEREPITVVCSQMGWVRAMTGHIDLTRELKFKDGDGPRFIFHAETTDKLLVFGANGRFYTVSATNLPGGRGMGEPLRLMVDLPNDVEIVDFLIHKPGEKLLVASAEGNGFVVPEEEVVAQTRSGKQVLNVKDTIAKVCHRVAGDHVAVVSENAKFLVFEVSELPEMNRGKGVRIQKYKKASGRQGMLELDGGLSDITTFAWDDGLSWPMGGGKTRTEPDMTDWKGARAGVGKRPPYGFPKNNRFN, encoded by the coding sequence ATGAGTGATGACAGCGATACCGGCCTTGGCCCGAACGACGTAACCGAGACTTTGCGCCGCGCGATTGGCGACCGGTATCTGACCTATGCGCTGTCCACCATCATGCACCGTGCGTTGCCCGATGCGCGCGATGGTTTGAAGCCTGTGCATCGTCGTATTCTTTATGCGATGTCGCGTTTGCGTCTGTCTCCCTCTGGTGGGTTTCTGAAATCCGCCAAGATCAGTGGCGACACGATGGGTGACTTCCACCCGCATGGGGATGCCGCGATCTATGACGCGATGGCGCGTTTGGCGCAGGATTTTAACGTGCGTTATCCGCTGGTGGATGGGCAGGGGAACTTCGGCAACATTGATGGCGATAATCCTGCGGCGTCCCGTTATACCGAGGCGCGGATGACAGCGGCGGCCGAGGCATTGCTGGAAGGCCTGTCCGAGGACAGCGTTGATTTCCGCGACAACTATGACGGGCGGTTGACCGAACCAGCCGTTTTGCCCGCCACTTTCCCGAACCTGCTCGCCAACGGATCGAGCGGCATCGCCGTGGGGATGGCCACGAATATCCCACCCCACAACCTGCACGAATTGATTGACGCCTGTCTGCATCTGATCAAGACGCCCGACGCACGTGATGATACGCTGCTGAACTACATTCCCGGTCCTGATTTTCCGACGGGTGGTGTGATTGTCGAACCGAAAGAGAACATCGCCGAGGCCTACCGTACCGGGCGTGGCGCGTTCCGCCTACGTGCAAAGTGGGAGGTCGAGGATCTGGGGCGTGGTCAGTGGCAAGTGGTCGTGACCGAGATCCCCTATCAGGTCCAGAAGTCCAAACTGATCGAAAAGCTGGCCGAGGTGATCCAGCTGAAGAAAGTACCATTGCTTGCCGACGTCCGCGACGAAAGCGCGGACGATATCCGTGTCGTGCTGGAACCGCGTGCCAAGACCGTCGATCCAGAGGTCATGATGGGCATGCTGTTCCGCAACTCCGATCTGGAGACGCGGTTTAGCTTGAATATGAACGTGCTGATCGACGGGCTGACGCCGAAAGTTTGTTCGCTCAAAGAAGTGCTGCGCGCGTTTCTCGAACACCGCCGCGAGGTTCTGATCCGCCGCAGCAAGTATCGTCTGGAAAAGATCGATCACCGTTTGGAGGTGCTCGAAGGCTTCATCATTGCCTTCCTGCATCTGGACCGCGTGATTGATATCATCCGCTACGACGACGACCCCAAACAGGCTCTGATGGTCGAAGATTGGGCGCAGGATCATATCCGCGCCACGTCTGAGGCCGACTATCGCTCGCCTATTGTGCCGGGTGCTGATCCAGAGGTGTCGTTGTCCGAGGTGCAGGCCGAGGCGATCCTGAACATGCGCCTGCGGTCGTTGCGGCGTCTGGAAGAGCTGGAGCTGATTGCCGAACGTGACGCCCTGATGGAAGAGCGCGCGGATATCGAAGACTTGCTGGATAGCGATGAGTTGCAATGGGCCAAAATTGCTGAGCAGTTGCGCGAGACCCGCAAGGTCTTTGGCCGTGACAGCGCAGGTGGTGCGCGCCGCACGCAGTTTGCCGCGGCAGCTGAAGTTGTCGAAGTACCGCTTGAGGCGATGATCGAGCGAGAGCCGATCACGGTAGTCTGCTCACAGATGGGCTGGGTCCGTGCGATGACAGGTCATATCGATCTGACGCGCGAGTTGAAGTTCAAAGACGGTGATGGCCCTCGGTTTATCTTCCATGCGGAGACGACCGATAAGTTGCTGGTTTTTGGGGCCAATGGCCGCTTCTACACCGTAAGTGCTACGAATCTGCCCGGTGGACGTGGTATGGGTGAACCATTGCGGCTAATGGTTGATTTGCCCAATGACGTCGAAATTGTCGATTTCCTGATCCACAAACCCGGTGAAAAACTGTTGGTGGCCTCTGCTGAAGGCAACGGTTTTGTCGTGCCAGAGGAAGAAGTCGTGGCGCAAACGCGGAGCGGCAAACAGGTGCTGAACGTCAAGGACACGATCGCCAAGGTCTGTCACCGCGTTGCGGGTGATCATGTCGCTGTCGTATCCGAGAACGCGAAGTTTCTAGTCTTTGAAGTCAGTGAACTGCCCGAGATGAACCGTGGCAAGGGCGTGCGCATCCAGAAGTACAAGAAGGCATCCGGGCGTCAGGGGATGTTGGAACTGGATGGCGGCCTGTCTGACATCACGACCTTTGCGTGGGACGATGGGTTATCCTGGCCCATGGGCGGCGGCAAAACCCGGACAGAGCCTGACATGACCGACTGGAAAGGGGCGCGTGCCGGTGTTGGCAAGCGGCCGCCGTATGGATTCCCAAAGAATAATCGGTTCAACTAA